In the Clostridium gelidum genome, TTCAGTTGTCATCAAATGTATGAACGAAGTTTTACTTTTAGAGGATACCAGTTCCCAGTATGTGCAAGATGTACGGGAATTTTTATAGGACACATAATTGCTATATTTTTATGTATTATGAAAGTTAGAATTAGTTCAAAGATATGTGTATTATTAATTTTGATAATGGCATGTGATGGATTTTTACAGCTATTTAAAATTAAAGAATCTACGAATATTAGAAGATTAATAACTGGAATTTTAGCTGGTGCAGGCTGTATTTTTATTTTAGTAAACCTAGCTTCATATTTTTTGAAGCATCTATGATTATAGATGCTTTAAAAATTTATAAGATATGAAGGCAATAAATAATTATAGATAATGTACTTTAATATTTCCTACTTCAGGCTTTTTATGTGAAATATTATTTCTGCTGGATTAACGATAAATACTGTGAATATCATGAATGAAAAATATCCCAAGACCCAAAAATATTATTAACCCAAAGAAAATTAGAGAAAAAATAATCTTCGTGCTTGTACTTGTATTGTAATAATTAGTATTAGGGTTTTTCCACTGTTTATATGCTTGTATACATCCGAAAATTAAAAATAATATTAATATTGGGTTAAAGAATTTAAATGAAACAATAACAAGTATAGGTATGCCTATAAACCATATTTTTGGAGATATGGCTGTGACAATACGTCCTCCATCTAGTGGATGTATTGGAATTAAATTAAATAAATTAATCATAAATCCAGAGTAAGCAAGTGCAAGGAATAATTGATTGCTCGTTAATACATAGAATAGAACACAAGCTAAGGCTGCAAAACTCCCCAAAACAGGACCTCCTGCTGCTATTTTTGCTTCTGTGACTGCATTGTCAGGTTCATCTTTCATACTGATGAAAGCACCTACAAAAGGAATAAAAACTGGACCTGAAACATCGACATTTACCTTTTTTGCTGCAATATAGTGACCCATTTCGTGAGCAAATATAAGCAATACAAAACCTAAGCCATAAGCCCATCCAAACATTTGGGAATAAACAAAAATCATAAATAACATAGAACCTAAAGTGGATGCGAATTTGCCCAGTTTAAGTATTATTAACAAAAATTTGAGCTTTCCAAGAATAAAAAGTAATATGAATTTAAACTTTGCCAAAATAGCTACAATTACTGCTAATATAGCCCATATTCCCTTTTTCTCTTTTACATTATTAACTAAGGATTTTGAAACATCAGGGTTTTCAGTAAACTTAATTTCTAATTCTTCAATTTTTTCTTTATCGGTGTTGTTTTCCATAACTAAACGATCCTCTCTTAACTCATATTACTAAATTGTTGTTTTTTCAATAAGTTTAACTTAATGAAATTATACAGTTTATTGTTATTCATTACAATATATATACTATGTTATAGTTTTTTTTGATCTTAGAAAAAAGTAAGAACAAGATGGATTTATATATAATTGTGTATACAGTGTTTTAAAATTCGCAAGTAATTGAAATTTATTGCATTATTTATCTTTAAAATATGATACAATAATAGCAATAATAACTATTGTTTGACAATCCATAGTATTTAGAATAGTTTTATTGATTATTAAGGGGGCGTTTATAATGAAAAAGAAATCAGGAATTTTAATTATTTTATTAAGTATCGTAATAACTTGGATAGTATGGCTATTTGTTAAACCAACACGATATATCTCCACTATGACTGGATATTCTCAATTATTAGCTTCACTTGCATTGGTAGCTTTTGCATTTGTA is a window encoding:
- a CDS encoding site-2 protease family protein, with protein sequence MENNTDKEKIEELEIKFTENPDVSKSLVNNVKEKKGIWAILAVIVAILAKFKFILLFILGKLKFLLIILKLGKFASTLGSMLFMIFVYSQMFGWAYGLGFVLLIFAHEMGHYIAAKKVNVDVSGPVFIPFVGAFISMKDEPDNAVTEAKIAAGGPVLGSFAALACVLFYVLTSNQLFLALAYSGFMINLFNLIPIHPLDGGRIVTAISPKIWFIGIPILVIVSFKFFNPILILFLIFGCIQAYKQWKNPNTNYYNTSTSTKIIFSLIFFGLIIFLGLGIFFIHDIHSIYR
- a CDS encoding DUF2085 domain-containing protein — translated: MAIVAQDLNNTIDKKTKIWILLMRIGSFSCHQMYERSFTFRGYQFPVCARCTGIFIGHIIAIFLCIMKVRISSKICVLLILIMACDGFLQLFKIKESTNIRRLITGILAGAGCIFILVNLASYFLKHL